One Denticeps clupeoides chromosome 12, fDenClu1.1, whole genome shotgun sequence genomic window carries:
- the zhx3a gene encoding zinc fingers and homeoboxes protein 3, translating to MASKRKSAIPCMIPPKSKYREDIILGCLPELLPTIPEDSILSISGEEEEVHCFSKKDSKTTSNEESTSTRSAYSCLPCGFECRDLKPFLDHLDSSHPDFQAHPTFYCRSCGVSVSTFETLVLHNAKAHPGRGLVGSPLSTSLQITKKRGVSVVEQRIADAKEPRTLAQAGISIIKTPIMKIAKSKDEQKKIMVSHTVEVKKVDRGEISDLSIHDTQTPVINGAAGTLTFPSTVQMAPGLKTQNRGPLRHPANSSLPLNAIPPADLNNLPKVMIPLSSIPAYDSAMDSNSFLKTSFSKFPYPTKAELCYLTVVSDYAEEQIKLWFTAQRLKQGISWSPEEIEDARRKMFSTVFQTVPSGSQKQHPHQYLSQHRILTKTVATPNGKGVPRVPQGLGDVWKPGVIVSQSILTQSVTTKQPRKQYLQNRPLTTTMAKTENTAGSSIISHTSTHKQVGLSSTTTQCDDEVGQSSLTVFNIDNNISSKSPSLSSNSSNGSVSAFNSAYSNISNTSTNTTSKDNASCTTHSNGSATRYNKSPSQTNNVGTSINASTSNSESTNTSTSALSTNNTDSGTSKSSNDNKDLLPFTCNSNAVIQMASIVPSTIAQSSTFSDIFPAEGKMSQEQMATLTKSYVHCQVPDQREVERLKAATGLTVNQVFKWFSDQQSHDQNLKGIWSALQVPFGDSLQSSSSSKLGDNLSYCVKDVHSSHSPPTPPLLKQQAPPNVPHRALKVSSPNFTDVQNKNQDLTALEKSFCQGLQPSETDADHLQTETKSAATDIQSWFSENYKQDGDQLYEQSKERRCSSSPPKTEGRIRMEEGQSMMDLYTKEEQSESLRSEPKVNPIKINLKMLKVSEPDDKHGLKETSPELEGDSFKMVTWPSPSLSVLSDRISSDQLHLLRQAFASTPWPNNMQIEELIMRTGLPKSEVVRWFSDSRRIQKSGQLIWLDSYQSTPAEAKKDDTKYVNADTGQRTDDQSKPKGEKPGKGLTEDELGCELLGSQTSLVPKSIGSGGMENNEKAYEMTAVASTQDPWVIQEEKHQQPMKIQGFREHQPRDTQSTDRLRRELLKV from the exons ATGGCCAGCAAAAGGAAGTCCGCAATCCCCTGCATGATCCCCCCGAAAAGCAAGTACAGGGAAGACATAATACTCGGTTGCTTGCCTGAACTTTTACCCACAATTCCTGAAGACAGCATCCTTAGCAtctctggagaggaggaggaggtgcacTGCTTCTCTAAAAAAGATAGTAAGACCACATCAAATGAGGAGTCCACCAGCACAAGATCAGCATACAGTTGCTTGCCTTGTGGCTTTGAGTGCAGAGACTTAAAGCCTTTCCTTGACCACCTAGATAGCAGCCACCCTGACTTCCAGGCTCATCCTACCTTCTACTGCCGAAGTTGCGGGGTTTCAGTATCCACATTTGAAACCCTTGTCTTGCACAATGCAAAAGCACACCCTGGAAGAGGCTTGGTTGGGAGCCCTTTGAGTACATCTCTTCAAATTACAAAGAAACGTGGGGTCTCCGTTGTGGAACAGCGCATTGCAGATGCAAAAGAACCCAGAACATTAGCTCAGGCTGGAATATCCATCATCAAGACACCCATCATGAAGATTGCAAAGTCTAAGGATGAACAAAAGAAGATAATGGTATCACACACTGTGGAGGTGAAGAAGGTTGACAGAGGCGAGATAAGTGACCTTTCCATACATGATACACAGACCCCAGTAATCAATGGTGCTGCTGGGACACTTACCTTCCCATCAACAGTGCAAATGGCGCCGGGactaaaaacacagaacagggGTCCACTGAGACATCCAGCAAATTCCTCTTTGCCCTTAAATGCCATCCCCCCAGCCGATTTGAACAACCTTCCCAAGGTTATGATCCCCTTGAGTAGCATTCCTGCCTATGATTCAGCCATGGATTCAAACAGCTTCCTTAAGACATCCTTCAGCAAGTTCCCTTACCCGACCAAAGCAGAGCTCTGTTACCTGACTGTGGTGTCAGATTATGCTGAAGAGCAGATCAAACTCTGGTTCACAGCGCAGCGCCTAAAGCAAGGCATCAGCTGGTCCCCAGAGGAGATTGAGGATGCCAGACGAAAGATGTTCAGCACAGTTTTTCAGACAGTGCCTTCGGGATCACAGAAGCAGCATCCCCATCAGTACCTATCCCAACACAGGATTCTGACAAAGACCGTGGCCACTCCTAATGGCAAAGGAGTGCCCCGAGTGCCACAGGGCTTGGGTGATGTATGGAAGCCTGGGGTGATAGTTTCTCAGTCCATCTTGACCCAATCGGTTACAACAAAGCAACCCAGAAAACAATATCTACAGAACAGACCACTGACCACCACAATGGCCAAAACCGAGAACACTGCTGGAAGCAGCATCATTAGTCACACATCCACTCACAAACAGGTTGGCCTTTCTAGCACTACTACACAGTGTGACGATGAAGTTGGCCAAAGCAGCTTGACTGTTTttaatattgataataatattagCAGTAAGAGCCCAAGTCTAAGCTCCAATTCCAGCAATGGCAGCGTCAGTGCCTTCAACAGTGCTTACAGCAACATCTCTAATACAAGCACTAATACCACCAGCAAAGACAACGCAAGCTGCACTACTCACAGTAATGGCAGTGCCACTAGGTACAATAAGAGCCCTAGCCAAACAAACAACGTGGGCACCAGCATCAATGCCAGCACATCCAACTCTGAGAGTACCAACACTAGCACCAGCGCTTTGAGCACGAACAATACTGATAGTGGCACCAGCAAGTCTAGCAATGACAACAAAGACCTTTTACCCTTTACCTGCAACAGCAATGCAGTGATTCAGATGGCATCAATTGTACCCAGCACCATTGCCCAATCTAGCACCTTTTCTGATATCTTTCCCGCTGAAGGCAAGATGTCCCAGGAACAGATGGCAACACTGACAAAGAGCTATGTCCACTGCCAGGTCCCTGACCAAAGGGAAGTGGAGCGACTTAAGGCGGCTACAGGGTTGACCGTGAATCAGGTTTTTAAATGGTTCAGTGACCAACAAAGCCATGATCAGAATTTGAAAGGCATATGGTCAGCTCTGCAGGTGCCTTTTGGAGATAGCCTACAATCAAGTTCCTCATCTAAACTGGGAGATAATCTGTCTTATTGTGTGAAGGATGTGCATTCCTCTCATAGCCCACCTACTCCACCACTACTGAAACAACAAGCCCCTCCAAATGTTCCACACAGagctctcaaggtttcttccccAAACTTCACTGATGTTCAGAACAAGAACCAAGATCTGACTGCCTTAGAAAAGAGTTTCTGTCAGGGCCTTCAGCCATCAGAAACTGATGCAGACCATCTGCAAACAGAGACAAAATCGGCTGCTACAGACATCCAGAGCTGGTTCTCTGAGAATTATAAACAAGATGGAGACCAACTATATGAGCAAAGCAAAGAGAGGAGGTGTAGTTCCTCTCCTCCAAAGACCGAAGGTAGAATCAGAATGGAGGAGGGACAATCAATGATGGATCTTTACACAAAAGAGGAACAGAGTGAAAGCTTGAGATCTGAGCCAAAAGTTAACCCGATTAAAATAAACTTAAAGATGCTGAAAGTCTCCGAGCCAGATGACAAGCATGGACTGAAGGAGACATCACCAGAATTAGAAGGTGACTCATTTAAAATGGTGACATGGCCATCACCCTCCTTGTCAGTCCTTTCTGACAGGATATcctctgaccagctgcatctccttCGACAAGCTTTTGCCAGCACTCCATGGCCCAATAACATGCAAATAGAGGAACTAATCATGAGAACAGGACTCCCAAAATCTGAAGTGGTCCGTTGGTTCAGTGACAGTCGGCGCATTCAGAAGAGTGGACAACTGATATGGCTGGACAGTTACCAAAGCACACCAGCAGAAGCTAAGAAAGACGATACAAAGTACGTTAATGCTGACACTGGGCAACGTACGGATGACCAGTCCAAACCCAAGGGGGAGAAACCTGGTAAGGGGCTCACAGAAGATGAACTGGGCTGTGAACTATTAGGCTCACAGACGTCCTTAGTCCCGAAGAGTATAGGTTCAGGAGGCATGGAAAACAACGAGAAGGCCTATGAGATGACTGCAGTGGCATCGACACAGGACCCGTGGGTGATTCAAGAGGAAAAACACCAGCAACCTATGAAGATCCAAGGTTTTCGGGAGCATCAGCCTCGTGACACACAGTCCAC GGACCGCCTGAGACGAGAACTGCTGAAAGTGTGA
- the top1a gene encoding DNA topoisomerase I, like, translating into MSGDSDYGDSQINSGSRFNDSYKHKDKHKDKEHRHKDHKKDKERERLKHNSDHRDSDKKHRDKEKLKHKDGSDKPRDKDKYKDKERRKEEKSLDVKIKKEKENGFASPPCIKSEPENDFYHSPKPLKREHDVDDSEFKPKKIKTENDKVDKKAKKRRPEEDYEDIKPKKKTKDKKGDVPDGKKKAKKEPEEKWKWWEEERYTDGVKWRFLEHKGPVFAPPYEPIPGNVRFYYDGKQMKLSPEAEEVATFFAKMLDHEYTTKDIFRKNFFKDWRKEMTPEEKAKITDLSKCNFTEMSVYFKAQSEARKQMSKDEKLKIKEENERVLQEYGFCVMDNHKERIANFRIEPPGLFRGRGDHPKMGMLKRRIRPEDVIVNCSKDSKHPKPPPGTKWKEVRHDNKVTWLVSWNENIQGSIKYIMLNPSSRIKGEKDWQKYETARRLKKCVDRIRNQYREDWKSKEMRIRQRAVALYFIDKLALRAGNEKEEGETADTVGCCSLRVEHINLYPEKDGQEFVVEFDFLGKDSIRYYNKVPVEKRVYKNVQLFMENKQPEDDLFDRLNTSILNKHLQELMDGLTAKVFRTYNASITLQQQLKELTNPDENVPAKILSYNRANRAVAILCNHQRAPPKTFEKSMQTLQTKIDAKKDQLSDARRELKSAKADAKVRRDEKSKRAVEAKKKAVERIEEQLMKLEVQATDREENKQIALGTSKLNYLDPRISVAWCKKWEIPVEKIYNKTQREKFAWAIDMADDDYEF; encoded by the exons ATGAGCGGGGACAGCGACTACGGCGACTCCCAG ATCAATTCTGGATCCAGGTTTAATG ATTCTTACAAACACAAAGATAAACATAAGGACAAAGAACACAGGCATAAGGAccacaaaaaagacaaagagcGGGAGAGGTTGAAGCACAACAG CGATCACAGGGACTCAGACAAGAAACACAGGGACAAAGAGAAGCTGAAACACAAAGATGGCTCTGACAAACCAAGAGACAAAGACAAGTATAAGGAcaaagagaggaggaaagaaGAGAAG TCCCTTGATGTCAAaatcaagaaagaaaaagagaatggATTTGCCAG CCCCCCTTGCATAAAATCAGAGCCAGAAAATGATTTTTACCACTCTCCCAAGCCTCTAAAGCGTGAACACGATGTTGATGA CTCTGAGTTcaagccaaaaaaaattaaaacagaaaatgacaaagtggataAAAAAGCAAAGAAGAGAAGACCGGAGGAAGACTATGAG gacATCAAACccaaaaagaagacaaaagatAAGAAAGGGGATGTTCCAGATGGGAAAAAGAAAGCAAAGAAAGAGCCAGAGGAGAAGTGGAAATG GTGGGAGGAGGAGCGATACACTGATGGTGTTAAGTGGAGGTTTCTGGAACATAAAGGACCGGTTTTTGCCCCTCCATATGAGCCCATCCCCGGCAATGTCAGGTTTTACTATGATG GTAAGCAAATGAAACTCAGCCCTGAGGCAGAGGAAGTGGCAACGTTTTTTGCTAAAATGCTGGACCACGAATACACGACAAAGGACATTTTCcgtaaaaacttttttaaagaCTGGcgaaag gAAATGACACCGGAGGAAAAGGCCAAAATTACTGACCTGAGCAAGTGTAATTTCACAGAGATGAGTGTGTACTTCAAGGCTCAGTCAGAAGCTCGAAAGCAGATGTCTAAAGATGAGAAACTG AAAATCAAAGAGGAGAATGAGCGTGTCCTGCAGGAGTATGGCTTCTGCGTCATGGACAACCACAAGGAGCGTATAGCCAACTTCCGCATAGAGCCTCCAGGCCTGTTCCGTGGCCGAGGGGACCACCCCAAAATGGGCATGCTGAAGCGCCGGATTCGCCCTGAAGACGTCATTGTTAACTGCAGCAA AGACTCAAAGCACCCTAAGCCACCTCCAGGTACCAAATGGAAGGAGGTGCGCCATGACAACAAAGTGACATGGCTTGTTTCTTGGAATGAGAACATCCAAGGATCGATTAAGTACATCATGCTCAACCCTAGCTCCAGAATCAag GGAGAGAAGGACTGGCAGAAGTATGAGACTGCGCGGAGGTTGAAGAAATGCGTGGACCGAATTAGAAATCAGTACAGGGAGGACTGGAAATCGAAAGAGATGAGGATCAGACAGAGAGCGGTGGCTCTCTACTTTATTGACAAG CTGGCTCTGAGAGCAGGTAATGAGAAAGAGGAAGGTGAGACAGCAGACACTGTTGGCTGCTGCTCTCTCAGGGTAGAGCACATCAATCTGTACCCTGAGAAGGATGGCCAGGAGTTTGTGGTGGAATTTGACTTCCTGGGAAAAGACTCCATTCGCTACTACAACAAAGTCCCAGTGGAGAAGAGG gtttataaaaatgttcaacTGTTTATGGAAAACAAGCAGCCTGAGGATGATTTGTTTGACCGACTTAAT ACTTCTATTTTGAACAAACACCTCCAGGAGTTGATGGACGGACTTACGGCTAAAGTGTTCCGTACCTACAACGCCTCAATCacgctgcagcagcagctgaaggAACTCACCAATC CTGATGAAAATGTCCCTGCCAAAATCCTATCCTACAATCGGGCAAACCGAGCTGTTGCCATTCTGTGTAACCACCAGAGGGCTCCACCTAAGACCTTTGAGAAATCCATGCAGACTTTGCAGACAAAG ATTGATGCTAAAAAGGACCAGCTTAGCGATGCTAGAAGAGAGCTGAAGAGCGCCAAAGCAGACGCCAAAGTACGGAGGGACGAGAAGTCAAAAAG AGCTGTGGAGGCAAAGAAGAAAGCTGTAGAGAGAATAGAAGAGCAGTTGATGAAGCTGGAGGTGCAGGCCACAGACCGTGAGGAGAACAAGCAGATTGCCCTAGGCACTTCCAAACTAAATTACCTAGATCCCCGTATTTCTGTAGCTTG GTGCAAGAAATGGGAGATTCCAGTTGAAAAGATCTACAACAAAACCCAGCGTGAGAAGTTTGCTTGGGCCATTGACATGGCTGATGATGACTATGAATTTTAA
- the cyld2 gene encoding ubiquitin carboxyl-terminal hydrolase CYLD, with product MEGKEKYFLVTRGRARKGLSRGCVCRVEAETHAGEILCSVYSGGGGVTAKSGGVVTRGDTCPLTRHQAQLLLLVSSAGRRVELLRNPPLFGAICDLAHGDLVVVRHKQGLRPCVVRNLVQVGRREDADDMVMLGFELELLDPDQKVTSKKAAPLPVFSAADIIQVAAGYASATRPLLRDGHSLRLNKKAVSRINSTPAMCSRNSLQRTSIQRTPQIQKLADCTLEVGSMVELSSGSNVVLYGVIKWIGTPEGKKGEWAGIELDCETNGCTDGTIGTQRFFTCKGKRALFVPLGLCMPDSRFHSPSPTEETPEILGPDSVPQLEEDGENVPPLSESEARAMLEGKMKGIQGHFNSCYLDATLFSLFSTSMALDSAFDGPAKTEGGTLLKRNIVNRLRRKGFVPAKCVMNFRKQLGCETFVTEEKDPEEFISILLKDILDMKPLLKIRSSRDTRTSEGAYTYQIILEKNEVEPCPSVQQLLETSFMSCDLKFEEVPSCLMIQMPRFGKKFKMFPFIIPTTDLDITDLLQNAPRECFICGQLAQYECGQCFKDSKLQPGKVKQYCSICNKQVHTHPSRQGHEPCITAVPEELSTGGRVSRHRMQLFAVLCIHTSHYVSFVKYGPGSRSWLFYDSMADRFGDDKTGYNIPEVRACPEVGDFLSLPPEEQARVDLSQASELVRRLLCDSFMCLYQIVQQ from the exons ATGGAGGGAAAGGAGAAATACTTCCTCGTGACTCGGGGCCGGGCCCGGAAAGGCTTGTCCCGCGGCTGCGTGTGCCGCGTGGAGGCCGAGACCCACGCAGGGGAGATCCTGTGCTCGGTGtacagcggcggcggcggcgtcacGGCCAAAAGCGGCGGCGTGGTGACGAGGGGGGACACCTGTCCCCTCACACGCCACCAGGCGCAGCTCCTCCTGCTGGTGTCGTCGGCCGGCAGGCGCGTGGAGCTGCTCCGCAACCCGCCGCTCTTCGGGGCCATCTGCGACCTGGCCCACGGCGACCTGGTGGTCGTGCGACACAAGCAGGGCCTGCGGCCGTGCGTGGTGAGGAACCTGGTGCAGGTCGGGCGGCGGGAGGACGCGGACGACATGGTGATGCTGGGCTTTGAGCTGGAGCTTTTG GATCCCGATCAGAAGGTGACATCGAAGAAGGCCGCCCCGCTGCCTGTGTTCAGCGCCGCTGACATCATCCAGGTGGCCGCAGGCTACGCGTCTGCCACACGGCCGCTGCTGAGGGATGGACACAGTTTGC GTCTGAATAAGAAGGCGGTTTCTCGGATCAACTCAACGCCAGCCATGTGTTCCCGTAATTCTCTGCAGAGAACTTCAATTCAACGAACCCCTCAGATCCAGAAGCTGGCCGATTGCACCCTGGAAGTTGGATCCATGGTCGAGCTGTCATCTGGCAGTAATGTTGTTCTCTACGGCGTGATTAAATGGATCGGTACTCCAGAAGGAAAGAAAGGCGAATGGGCCGGGATTGAACTA GATTGTGAAACGAATGGCTGTACAGATGGGACGATCGGTACACAGCGTTTCTTCACCTGCAAAGGGAAGCGGGCCCTGTTTGTGCCCCTGGGATTGTGTATGCCAGACAGCCGCTTCCACAGCCCCAGCCCCACTGAAGAGACCCCGGAGATTCTGGGGCCTGATTCTG TCCCTCAACTGGAAGAAGACGGTGAAAACGTGCCACCACTTTCAGAGTCTGAGGCCCGTGCCATGCTAGAGGGCAAAATGAAGGGAATCCAAGGTCACTTCAATTCCTGCTATCTGGATGCCACCCTATTTAG TCTCTTCAGCACATCCATGGCCCTGGACAGTGCATTTGATGGCCCAGCTAAGACAGAGGGGGGTACCCTGCTGAAAAGGAACATTGTAAACCGACTACGCAG GAAGGGTTTTGTTCCAGCGAAATGTGTTATGAACTTTCGCAAGCAGCTTGGCTGTGAGACTTTTGTCACTGAAGAGAAAG ATCCTGAGGAGTTCATCTCCATTCTACTGAAGGACATTCTGGACATGAAACCCCTGCTGAAAATAAG GTCAAGTAGGGATACACGAACATCTGAAGGTGCTTACACATACCAGATCATACTGGAGAAGAACGAGGTGGAACCCTGTCCTTCAGTTCAACAGCTGCTAGAGACTTCCTTCATGTCATGTGACCTTAAGTTTGAGGAA GTTCCTTCATGCCTCATGATTCAAATGCCAAGATTTGGTAAGAAGTTCAAGATGTTTCCCTTCATCATCCCCACAACAGACCTGGACATCACAGATCTCCTACAGAATG CCCCCAGAGAATGCTTTATTTGTGGACAGCTGGCACAGTATGAGTGTGGTCAGTGCTTCAAAGACTCGAAGCTTCAGCCGGGGAAGGTCAAACAGTACTGTTCTATCTGCAACAAACAG GTGCACACACATCCTTCACGACAAGGCCATGAGCCGTGCATCACAGCCGTGCCTGAGGAACTTTCCACTGGTGGTCGGGTGTCCAGGCATCGCATGCAGTTGTTTGCAGTTCTTTGCATTCACACCAGCCACTATGTGTCATTTGTGAAGTACGGACCTGGATCACGATCCTGGTTGTTCTATGACAGCATGGCTGATCGATTTG GTGACGACAAGACTGGTTACAACATCCCAGAGGTCCGGGCATGTCCTGAGGTGGGTGACTTCCTCTCCCTGCCACCAGAGGAGCAGGCTCGAGTCGACCTATCACAGGCCAGCGAGCTGGTGCGAAGGCTGCTCTGTGATTCCTTCATGTGCCTGTACCAGATTGTGCAGCAGTAA